CTAGGTTGATTTctcagatggtcactcaactaatagttattatctcagaaagtcaccaTTTCAGAAATCAACTCGGCATTTACTACTTCTTGCATAACACTTGTTTCTTTTGTTGCAACTtaattcttatgattatgttcttagaaatggttttttttttcctcaGGGAAACACAAGAATCACTCAGCTGCCAACACAGATGATATTCTCTAGATATATACAAGAAGACCGAATTTAGTATAAGAACCTTTTGCCGTTTAGTCATGTTCAGCTCATTCATATCATCTACATTCATAATCTTCAATGTTGGTACATCATCCCACCCTTCCTCAAGCAGCATTGGAACTAGTCCCTGCAGACATCCATTTCCAACAAAGTCCTCGATCGCGAAAGAAGCCATCTTCTTCTCAAACAGAGAAAAAACTAGAGCAACAAAAAATCCTGTGATGCAATCAATGAATGTACACTTTTAACATACATATATCCACACAAATTTGAAATGCATTCACTTAGACAATGTCTATGGTTCTAATTAACTCCCGTAGAATTGTAACGTACagtcttaatagtgattgatgaACTACTTCACTCGTAAGTTCTCTAAaagaagatttttgaattttgtggtgTTAAACCGAAAGATAATGTTGAATGTTATTGAAATCTCTTTTTTAGTAGTTTAATCAGAGAGGGGGCCTGATTAGATATTTAAAGCTTTGTGGGCGATTGTCTCATAACAGCCGGCCAAACATTTTTGCCAAAGATGCAACAGGTGTacctttgattttatttattgaaactAATAATATTTAGGCCGGAGAAAGGTGATTAGATAAGATATGACACATCGAGAACTTGGCGATCAAACTTATGGTGAAATGTTAGTAGGTAGTTTCCGTTTCCTTATACTCTCCTATTATATCTTGTTCTTTTGATTATATTATCAcctgttattttctttaacttcGATTACTATATTATGTTGTTGCTAGTGTTTTCAACATGATTTTTCATTATCGTATTTCCTTTTTGAATTCGTAAGTGTTACTTGAGTCGAGAAATCTTTACAAAATTGGAGTAACATCTGTCGTATGTCTACCCAACACAACTTGTGGGATTATATTTGATTTCTGAGTATGTTGTTAATAATATTTGGTTTGGTTGGTATTCAAAGAGAACAAAagcatataattattatttttcataaatattttttttttaaaatagaaatatatatttgtattattcgATGTTGCACTAAAGCATTATTACAATATGATCAATATCGTTCTCTGTCAAATAACAGTGTATACTAATTACTATTATACCAAATTACCAATTATATCTTTTCATAATAATcaagatttcatatttttattaacgatttattaatattttaagggtattttcATGATTATCTAGACGGAATAAAAAAGACGTACAATATACATGCCCAGTGCggtatttttgtaaatatttttttgtaactaTATATGGGGTGACAATTTTGCCTAATTTTTGGTACgtatataatatcatataatataattttgttgtaaTTTAATGGgcttcataaaagaaaaacccCACTAGATGCAATTATACAAACATGAAATGACAGTTCacctttttcatattaatatcaGTAGCAAATTCTCAAccaaaaatgaataaaacaaaaatattaaaaatatttttataaaatgtcaCTATATCATATGGTAATTCAACTAACAGTTACTATATCACaaaattacttctttttttttctttcttgttttcaatttttttcgaCTAGCAAAGTGATTTATGAGATTATAAGTTGAGTGATCATCTGACAAATCAACTTGATTTTTCGTTAGCGGTATAGGAAAAGATAATCGAAGTAGAAAGAGCTATGAGTAGgggaaaataaaagtaattgcCTTGGGGATAAAAAAAAGCACGACCTTATACTTAAAGATTTTTCTTACGCTACTTCAGGGGACCGTCCTTATATTTATAGAAACTTAAAGAGATCATCATGACTATTCAGAATAGTCATGTTTGTTCACGAACAATGATCGTGATCGTTGTGTCTGTTTAATTCAAGACATCTGTACTTATTACAAGGTAAAACTAGTTGTGTGTATACTTGTAGCTTTTTCTTACGCTACTTCAGGGGACCGTCCTTATATTTATAGAAACTTAAAGAGATCATCATGACTATTAGAATAGTCATGTTCGTTTACGAACAATGATGGGGATCTTTGTGTCTGTTTAATTCAAAGACCTCTATACATTATTACAAGGTAAAACTAGCTGTGTTAGCAAAATGTGGCATTTTGTTCAAATGCATCAAGATTTTCTCAGCCATTTCCCTTGTACAAACATCACCATGTTGAAATGCACTAACTACAGTAGCAGGGAACAACCTGTCTTGTGATATATCAGAAACAGATTTGTCCCCACCTTTTGATAGAAACTTCTCAATTAGCCAAAATGATTTGTGCCACAAGACATTTCCTCTGTGTTCCTTCACCACATTTAGTACATGTTGAATGGTTTGCATCTCAATCAGTAACTTAACACTCTTGTCTATATCGACTTTATCGTCTAGTAAAGTCGATATAGCTGATAATGCTGCTTCAACTACCTCCACATTGTCATGGTGTAAACAGGACAGTAGCCTTTCAACTGCCTTAGCATCGATTAAGCAGAAGCTGTCTTCAGCAGAACAAACGCCTCGGTGGACTGAGCATAATGGTACTTTTTCGGACTTTGAACGCAGAGACATACATCTTCTTAGTAGATTAGATTTAATGTACTTGTTGCTCTTGATTGGTGGTGGTTTTGATAAGTTGACTGATTGATTTGATAAGTTACCTAGACCAATCGCGGATAACTTTTGGACTTCATCGCTTGATGTTTTCACGAGTAACTCTGTGAATATGTATGTGAAGTTGAACGTTCTTACTACGTGCAGGATTTGATGATCGTAGAGTGTTGTTGTCAATCTGACAAGAGCTCCTACTAGACCATCAAAATATGCACTTGTGTACCTGttgaaaattttatgtattaagtTTAAAGACTACCTTCTATACGACTAATAAGAGTGTTGAGAATACCTGCTTGTTCTTGTCCCACTGACATGGATTTTGTTGATTTGTTCTATGATTGTAGGAATTGTGTTCTTATTGACCAATGCTAGGTTGAGTGTCATGTTTTGGTGGGGAAGCTTTGCAAGAAGAGTTGCGGAGACTGCTTGCTTTTCTGTGATTAGAGGACTTTCAGATGGATTGTGAATTAGGCTCTCGGGTTGTCCTTTGGTTTTGCATAATCTGTCTGAAATTGTGTGTCCCATGAAAGGAGATAGAGTGATAAGAAGCTTAAGTGCTGCAATGCTGAGTTCTTCGTCAGGGTTATTGATGAGCTCGATTAGATTGTAGCTAGCATCTGTTTCTTTGATCACAGAGGTAACGGTAGACGAGGCTTTGGGATACTTCATAAGGCATATCAAGATTCTAACAAGGTGAAAATTCATTTCTTCAGGGGTTGAATTCTTGATCCTCTGGATGAAGTTGAATATAATGTAATCAGAAGCCAATGTGTGGCCACGCTCGTTGACTTGAAGATTCTCTAGATCTAATCCTGACTCGAGCACATTTGCAAGTATACCAGCTGCTTCTTTCTTCGAGTTCATTGGCTCATCATGAATCATTGTTCGAGTGATAATCTCTTCAATCATGATTTGGACAAGGCCAGCTTGCACAAGTGTGTTAGCATTTGGATGGTGAGAAGAAATTTGTTGTAGAGCTACAAAGGCTGCATTCCTGCTCAAAGTATTTCCACTCTCTACCATTTTGATCAAAATCGGAGAAACTCGTTCAGCAACATAGATTACGTTGTCAGGTCCAAGCACGATTTCCCCGAGGTAATGTGCCATCTCCATTTTCATCTCTTCACTCCCTACTCGAGTTTTTTGGTAGTAGTAACAGTCAGTACATGATTTTCCAAAGAAAGAGTAAggcaaacaaattgaaacgagGGAGTACATGATTACCTTCGAGGAGATGATTTAAAAGTGGCTCGAGATATCCATTTTCAGCCATGTGTTTGATGTTGCTAGGATATTTCTCCAAACTTTTCAAGACTTCATCAGCTTTATCTGCAATGAATGCATCATCGGTATGTCTGTATTTGGCTGTAATCAGCATGAGGATGGCTCCAGGAACCGCCCCAACATTATAACACAGAAACTGGGATTTCGATAGCTCAATCAAAAGTCGAAGTGATGCATGTCTAATAGGCCCGTGATTACTTGACAGCATCCTTGTGACTGTAGCAATATCGATAGTTTGAGCAATTACTTCCTGCATTTGTGCCACAGCTCAACTCAGCAACATGTCTAGAGGATACTATAATTATGTCGAATGTTGAGTGGAGacaaataaaatgtgaaatgtCATACTTCCTCCGTTTCAATCTGTTTGTTAGTCTGTTTCAAAAGAAtgtctc
This DNA window, taken from Solanum lycopersicum chromosome 5, SLM_r2.1, encodes the following:
- the LOC101256674 gene encoding putative U-box domain-containing protein 42 isoform X2; this encodes MPSCFYGEQECAEIAVKSLLKDMKGAAAIVARKNLVSEQTELEVKMLHSRESMTNETAETETETDLYSIDIEVSMENLRLTDSTNLYVSDNSRSSISGGFHFQNHGNRSPVSLTNLPRMSESEYMEPLYETFFCPLTKKIMEDPVTIESGVTYERDAISEWINKSDNNREEIICPKSGQKLKSRNLSTNVALKATINEWKERNETARIKAARAALSSATTQDIILKAIEDLNSICLRKPYNKVQVRSIGVIPLLGNLLDNRNRTIRYATLELLRYLAEDDDEEVIAQTIDIATVTRMLSSNHGPIRHASLRLLIELSKSQFLCYNVGAVPGAILMLITAKYRHTDDAFIADKADEVLKSLEKYPSNIKHMAENGYLEPLLNHLLEGSEEMKMEMAHYLGEIVLGPDNVIYVAERVSPILIKMVESGNTLSRNAAFVALQQISSHHPNANTLVQAGLVQIMIEEIITRTMIHDEPMNSKKEAAGILANVLESGLDLENLQVNERGHTLASDYIIFNFIQRIKNSTPEEMNFHLVRILICLMKYPKASSTVTSVIKETDASYNLIELINNPDEELSIAALKLLITLSPFMGHTISDRLCKTKGQPESLIHNPSESPLITEKQAVSATLLAKLPHQNMTLNLALVNKNTIPTIIEQINKIHVSGTRTSRYTSAYFDGLVGALVRLTTTLYDHQILHVVRTFNFTYIFTELLVKTSSDEVQKLSAIGLGNLSNQSVNLSKPPPIKSNKYIKSNLLRRCMSLRSKSEKVPLCSVHRGVCSAEDSFCLIDAKAVERLLSCLHHDNVEVVEAALSAISTLLDDKVDIDKSVKLLIEMQTIQHVLNVVKEHRGNVLWHKSFWLIEKFLSKGGDKSVSDISQDRLFPATVVSAFQHGDVCTREMAEKILMHLNKMPHFANTASFTL
- the LOC101256674 gene encoding putative U-box domain-containing protein 42 isoform X1 encodes the protein MDMSGSIDSDIILVNREKDRVSILAESLLSNISEFIKSVVSIDVEKENFIEIGSYLYRVSAVIMELQIGKNATTNVIEKLQSMFENVNLANELIKQCQKYRQKNQLIEPSIVIEQLQVVNRHIAEGLSLMPSCFYGEQECAEIAVKSLLKDMKGAAAIVARKNLVSEQTELEVKMLHSRESMTNETAETETETDLYSIDIEVSMENLRLTDSTNLYVSDNSRSSISGGFHFQNHGNRSPVSLTNLPRMSESEYMEPLYETFFCPLTKKIMEDPVTIESGVTYERDAISEWINKSDNNREEIICPKSGQKLKSRNLSTNVALKATINEWKERNETARIKAARAALSSATTQDIILKAIEDLNSICLRKPYNKVQVRSIGVIPLLGNLLDNRNRTIRYATLELLRYLAEDDDEEVIAQTIDIATVTRMLSSNHGPIRHASLRLLIELSKSQFLCYNVGAVPGAILMLITAKYRHTDDAFIADKADEVLKSLEKYPSNIKHMAENGYLEPLLNHLLEGSEEMKMEMAHYLGEIVLGPDNVIYVAERVSPILIKMVESGNTLSRNAAFVALQQISSHHPNANTLVQAGLVQIMIEEIITRTMIHDEPMNSKKEAAGILANVLESGLDLENLQVNERGHTLASDYIIFNFIQRIKNSTPEEMNFHLVRILICLMKYPKASSTVTSVIKETDASYNLIELINNPDEELSIAALKLLITLSPFMGHTISDRLCKTKGQPESLIHNPSESPLITEKQAVSATLLAKLPHQNMTLNLALVNKNTIPTIIEQINKIHVSGTRTSRYTSAYFDGLVGALVRLTTTLYDHQILHVVRTFNFTYIFTELLVKTSSDEVQKLSAIGLGNLSNQSVNLSKPPPIKSNKYIKSNLLRRCMSLRSKSEKVPLCSVHRGVCSAEDSFCLIDAKAVERLLSCLHHDNVEVVEAALSAISTLLDDKVDIDKSVKLLIEMQTIQHVLNVVKEHRGNVLWHKSFWLIEKFLSKGGDKSVSDISQDRLFPATVVSAFQHGDVCTREMAEKILMHLNKMPHFANTASFTL